The Canis aureus isolate CA01 chromosome 24, VMU_Caureus_v.1.0, whole genome shotgun sequence genome includes a window with the following:
- the LOC144296499 gene encoding thymosin beta-4-like, producing the protein MSDKPDMAGIEKFHKSKLKKTETQEKNSLPSKETIEQEKQAGEW; encoded by the coding sequence ATGTCTGACAAACCCGATATGGCTGGGATTGAGAAATTCCATAAGTcgaaattgaagaagacagaaaCGCAAGAGAAAAATTCACTGCCTTCAAAAGAAACAATTGAACAGGAGAAGCAAGCAGGTGAATGGTAA